From the Salvelinus namaycush isolate Seneca unplaced genomic scaffold, SaNama_1.0 Scaffold629, whole genome shotgun sequence genome, one window contains:
- the LOC120042180 gene encoding acetylcholine receptor subunit alpha-like, producing MFYLKVHTLLVGILVVLAGSARCSEDETRLVKTLFTGYNKVVRPVNHFRDPVVVTVGLQLIQLISVDEVNQIVTSNVRLKQIWEDVNLKWNPDDYSGIKKIRIPSTDIWRPDLVLYNNADGDFAIVHETKVLLEHTGLITWNPPAIFKSYCEIIVLHFPFDLQNCSMKLGTWTYDGNLVVVNPDNDRPDLSNFMESGEWVMQDYRSWKHWVYYACCPDTPYLDITYHFLMLRLPLYFIVNVIIPCMLFSFLTGLVFYLPTDSGEKMTLSISVLLSLTVFLLVIVELIPSTSSAVPLIGKYMLFTMVFVIASIVITVIVINTHHRSPSTHTMPQWVRKLFIDTIPNFMFFSTMNRPSRDRQEKRIHPTDFDISDISGKPAPASVTFQSPITKNPDVRSAIEGVKYIAETMKSDEESNNAAEEWKFVAMVLDHILLCVFMAVCIIGTMGVFAGRLIELSMQD from the exons ATGTTTTATTTGAAGGTACACACTCTTCTTGTTGGGATTCTGGTTGTTTTAGCAG GTTCAGCCAGGTGTTCAGAAGATGAGACGCGTCTGGTTAAAACCCTGTTCACCGGCTATAACAAGGTGGTCCGCCCTGTCAATCACTTCAGAGATCCGGTGGTGGTGACTGTAGGCTTGCAGCTCATCCAGCTCATTAGTGTG GATGAAGTCAATCAAATTGTGACCAGTAATGTGCGGCTGAAACAG atatgGGAGGACGTGAATCTGAAGTGGAACCCTGATGATTATAGTGGAATTAAGAAGATCAGAATCCCTTCCACAGACATCTGGCGTCCTGACCTCGTGCTCTATAACAA TGCAGATGGAGACTTTGCAATCGTCCATGAGACCAAGGTGCTGCTGGAGCACACAGGTCTGATCACCTGGAACCCTCCGGCCATCTTTAAGAGCTACTGTGAGATCATTGTGCTTCACTTCCCCTTCGACCTGCAGAACTGCAGTATGAAGCTGGGGACATGGACCTACGACGGCAACCTGGTAGTGGTCAACCCG GACAACGACCGGCCTGACTTGAGTAACTTCATGGAGAGTGGTGAGTGGGTGATGCAGGACTATAGGAGCTGGAAGCACTGGGTGTACTATGCCTGCTGCCCTGACACGCCCTACCTGGATATCACCTACCACTTCCTGATGCTGAGGCTGCCTCTCTACTTTATCGTCAACGTCATCATCCCCTGCAtgctgttctccttcctgactggactggtcttctacctccccactgactctg GTGAGAAGATGACCCTGTCTATCTCTGTCCTGCTGTCTCTCACTGTGTTTCTGCTAGTCATCGTGGAGCTCATCCCCTCCACCTCCAGTGCGGTGCCTCTCATTGGGAAGTACATGCTCTTCACCATGGTCTTCGTCATAGCTTCCATCGTCATCACCGTCATCGTCATCAACACACACCACCGCTCTCCCAGTACACACACAATGCCCCAGTGGGTCCGCAAG cttttcatcGACACCATCCCCAATTTCATGTTCTTCTCGACTATGAACCGTCCATCCAGGgacaggcaggagaagaggatcCACCCGACTGACTTTGACATCTCCGACATCTCGGGCAAGCCTGCCCCTGCCTCTGTCACCTTCCAGTCCCCCATCACCAAGAACCCGGACGTCCGCAGCGCCATCGAGGGGGTCAAGTACATCGCAGAGACCATGAAGTCTGACGAAGAGTCTAACAAT gCTGCTGAGGAGTGGAAGTTTGTAGCCATGGTCCTGGATCACATCTTGCTGTGTGTGTTCATGGCTGTGTGTATCATCGGCACCATGGGAGTGTTTGCTGGACGTCTCATTGAGCTGAGCATGCAGGACTAA